In the genome of Terriglobia bacterium, the window CCGACGACAACAACTCCTGGAACTGCGGCGTGGAAGGGGAGACCGACGACCCGGACGTCCGTCGCCTCCGGAGGCGGATGGCGAAGAACCTGATGTGCGGCCTGCTGTTTTCGTGCGGAACGCCGATGCTCCTGGGAGGGGACGAGTTCCTGCGGACGCAGCGGGGCAACAACAACGCGTACTGCCAGGACAACGAGCTGAGCTGGCTCGATTGGCGCGACGCCGCCAAGAACGCGGACTTTCTCGAGTTCGCCCGCAAGGCCATCGCGTTCACCCGCCGGTACCCCGTCCTCCAGCGAAGGAAGTTCCTGCTCGGACGCGACCTCGACGCCGACGGCCTGCCCGACATCGACTGGCTCGGGTGCGACGGCGGCGCGCCCGCGTGGGGCGACCCGGAGCGGCGCACGATCGGCTACCGGCTCGCGTCCGGCCGCCGGGATGACCGGCCCGGCGAGGAGCTCCTCTGCTTTCTCCTGAACGCCGACTGGCGGCTCCGGTTCTTGCGGCTGCCCGAGGCTGGCAACGGGAGGAGGTGGCACCGCGTCGTGGATACGAGCCTGGCCCCCCCCGAGGACTTCATCGAGGAGGCGCGCGCCGTCCCCCTCGATCCCGAGGACCACTACCTCGTCAATCCCAGGACGACCGTTGTCCTGCTGGCGCGCTGACGCGCTCCGAGCCCCCCGCCGGCGCCTTGTCGCGAGCCGGCGGGAAGGTGAGATGCCGCGCTACGGCACCGGGAACGCCGCCGTGATCGGGGGGAGCGGAGGATCGCCGGGGTAGCCGACGCGCTCCAGGAACAACCCGGACGGGGGGGCGGTCCATTGGGCGACGCCCCCGCCGCTCGAGAGTGCCCTGCCTCTCAGGAGGTCTTCGAATTCGGCGGGACGCACCTCCCCCGCCCCGACCCGAACCAGGATCCCGACCAGTCGCCGGACCATCTTCCACAGGAAGTGCGAAGCGGAAACCCGGATCAGGATCAATGCGCCCTCGGTGGCGACCTCCACGCGATCCACGGCCACCACCGTGCTGGTCTGATCGTCCGGCTTCTCGCAGAAGAGGGCGAAGTCGTGCCGCCCCTCGGCGAGTCCGGCGGCTCTCCCCATCCGACCCTCGTTGAGCGGGCGCCTCACCCACCACACGTACCGTTTCGCGAAGGCGGTCCGGCGTCGCGAGATCTGGTAGAGGTACGTCCGGGACACCGCCGAGTGACGCGCGTGAAATCGCTCCGATGCCAGAGCGAACGACCGGAGATGAATGTCGGACGGCAGGGCGTCGTTGACCTCGCGGAGGAGCTTCTCGGCGTCGACCCGCCTCGGGAGGCGGAGGTGCGCGGTTTGCGCCAGCGCGTGGACTCCCGCGTCGGTCCGGCCGGCGCCGCCCAGGTCGAGGAC includes:
- the truA gene encoding tRNA pseudouridine(38-40) synthase TruA — encoded protein: MPTYRLTVEYDGTRYRGWQAQKNARTVAGELRRVLAETAGEVLDLGGAGRTDAGVHALAQTAHLRLPRRVDAEKLLREVNDALPSDIHLRSFALASERFHARHSAVSRTYLYQISRRRTAFAKRYVWWVRRPLNEGRMGRAAGLAEGRHDFALFCEKPDDQTSTVVAVDRVEVATEGALILIRVSASHFLWKMVRRLVGILVRVGAGEVRPAEFEDLLRGRALSSGGGVAQWTAPPSGLFLERVGYPGDPPLPPITAAFPVP